The window CACGACCTCGACTGGCACGACCCGGTCGGCGTCAACGGGTTCGTGACGGTGCCCGACGGCTTCGACGACGCCGAGGCGTTCTGCCGCACCGTCGTCGAGACGGAGAGCGTCGTACTCGCGCCCGGCGGGCTGTTCGGCTTTCCGAACCGCTTCCGGATCGGGTTCGGGCTGCCGACCGACGAGCTGGAGGAGGGCCTGCGGCGGGTGAGCCGCGCCATGGAGGCGGCGAGCGCCGACCGCCGGGAGGCCGACGCGGAGAGGGGTGCCTGAGATGGGCTTTTTCGGCGAGCTCAAGGAGGACGTCGTCGGCTTCGTCCGCGACCCGACCGACGAGCAGAAGGCGCTGCTCGTCGCCTTCGTCGCGATGATGATCGCCGACCGCGCCCTCTGGTGGGTCGACTTCCCGTTCGTCGTACGGACGACCGCGGCGGTCGGGGTCGGCTTCATCGGCCTCTTCATCGCCAGCTACCTGATCACCGGGCAGTTCGTCCCGCCGGACGGCGACGCGGACGACGAGGGGGAGCCCGAGGAGTACGTCGACGAGCTCGACCCCTGAATCGGGGGCCCCAGGTCGGCGTCGACGACAGCCCGTTCCGCGGCGCGGCCGAACGCCCGAACGCCGGCGTCGACGCCGTTCCAAACCGTTTATACCCGCCCCGGAAAAAGTAGCGCGTATGCCGCGAGAGCAGAAGCAGGTTCGCGAACTCCAGGAGGGCAGCTACGTGATGATGGACGGTTCCCCCTGCAAGATCAACCACTACAGCACTGCAAAGCCCGGAAAACACGGGAGCGCCAAGGCGCGCGTCGAGGGCAAGGGCGTCTTCGACGACAAGAAGCGCTCGCTCTCCCAGCCGGTCGACGCGAAGGTCTGGGTCCCGATCATCCAGCGGAAGCAGGGCCAGGTCGTCAACGTCAACGACGACGAGGTCCAGGTGATGGACTTAGACACCTACGACACGTTCACGATGCGCATCCCCGAGGGCGAGGACTTCACCTCGGACGACAACATCGAGTACCTCGATTACGAGGGCCAACGGAAGATCATCGGGTAATCGGCGATGTTTCCCGGGGCGACGACCGACCGCGAAGCTGCTTCTTACGTGGTCGTCGGCGCTCCGCTCGACGCCACGACCACGTTTCAGCCGGGCACCCGGTTCGGACCGGACCGGATCCGGCGCTTCTCCGAGACCTACGACGACTACGACCGCCGCACCGACAGTCGCTTCTCCGCGCTGGGCGTTCACGACGCGGGCGACGTCTCCCCCTGGGACGACGTCGAGGCGTACCTCGATCACCTCGCCGCCGAACTGCGGAGCGTCGGCTACGACGACGCCGTCCCCCTGCTTGTCGGCGGCGAACACACGGTCACGTACGCGGGCGTCGAGGCGGTCGACCCCGACGCGCTCGT is drawn from Halorubrum sp. CBA1229 and contains these coding sequences:
- a CDS encoding translation initiation factor IF-5A encodes the protein MPREQKQVRELQEGSYVMMDGSPCKINHYSTAKPGKHGSAKARVEGKGVFDDKKRSLSQPVDAKVWVPIIQRKQGQVVNVNDDEVQVMDLDTYDTFTMRIPEGEDFTSDDNIEYLDYEGQRKIIG